The following coding sequences are from one SAR116 cluster alpha proteobacterium HIMB100 window:
- a CDS encoding Flagellin and related hook-associated proteins (PFAM: Bacterial flagellin N-terminal helical region; Bacterial flagellin C-terminal helical region) — MFRYCDEFLCSALTQPPFQSLLCPEGGALTTINTNFGALRAQYSASKTTEEMKTSITRLSTGLRLNSSADDAAGLAVSNKIKKQIHSVEKAYLNASNAISLVQTADSGLSAVNDIIHRMNELTLQMSNGVYAASDYDNAAFEFEALRKEVFRIVYNTKYNGVQLLDGTYDADILAGANLGEELNLAIDGLRLENTVTGRVEPEGGSVYEILNIDKAVGTSSYDTPITATATGQTVEFQHPLGTAIPLVASRYIGGGFQNGDFDNVTVTTSGNVDTFAGWEVHRRQVMLGPNADIFQSVTTLSANETSGTITADETVLTSIKTFSDLTTSTGGSFSLSTADDGDLFTFVDNGNGTFDLTSGSTQLETISGITGDIATAINGDRFSVDIAGTGTISTGPITVAASPGDYSVAALASDLNAANALMSTPAAVTFSTDGNNLLITANAKGTATFTASNFTFTDGGIGSASGTQTQTRAGLAANALSASVNQVDRITGLNTPFLDTRNGDRFSIDIAGTGTITTAMVTGVINPGDYTATRLAADLNAANALLGTPADVTFSANGNNLRITSNNAGTFTASNFQFTDASLSTTSSVGTLATLTAGSTAIDSDADGVYDVTIEFEDTIGNTFSERIALTINDNNLNPVPANSTASGTSVSDVEYGHIGGFLTPTDTSANPVNPNNISQVSAGDGNAAPGATLSFQTTGGMARLSSSMVIPGGDVVHGPYLISDNSVSLTVGDDVEFDYRAFGGGDAFDVYAYLLETSTGNTIELLNRTGIGNSDTGVINVSNRVTTTGDYKFVFVSGTFDETFGTVAGATLIVDNVDVVRNSAVSAVNAMIYTSEVDLTVQEATTVNIAANQLAKLDEYAVSDGKLGTYQIVASGSDHAKFTIDTQGNISSVVPIEFFAPSTELTFDVTYTSADLSTMITETVRLNVTETFDAEGIFNLAETGQGMISGTDLNLASTIALTDNFLGTFSLSSSNGDHNYFTIDSSGNIVSNGSLEYDDKQQYVFNAVYTSSSSTVVTERITLNILDTLSSTTSLSAEEASLVIVENQTLSSLREYATKDNFQGGFRLGSTEDNKFFSISTLGDISSISEVRILPKNQFVIQAIYEDMFGNEFRDNIELNISPTSLLRSRTDLDISEGSLLELEPGALPNIYKYAQSDGMSGRFELASSSFNPDDHKLFEVTTAGRLIGDILFDYESEKIHYSLLMRYINGAGNEFYEEDIHIYVSDDPIDNNLLSFEEVNISTLQHATEGQGVLMEVIRRINAARSKLGATESRLHHNLNSLNFSLLQSELTAGRIIDADYARESADMAKFLILNDAATAMLSYANTRNANIQTLIDLI, encoded by the coding sequence ATGTTCAGATATTGTGATGAATTTCTGTGCTCAGCGCTAACACAGCCCCCTTTTCAGTCGTTGTTATGTCCGGAAGGTGGAGCTTTGACGACGATAAATACGAATTTTGGGGCACTGCGTGCGCAGTACTCCGCGTCGAAAACTACTGAAGAGATGAAAACGTCAATCACCAGGTTGTCAACCGGATTGCGTTTGAACAGTAGTGCGGACGACGCGGCGGGACTTGCTGTTTCCAACAAGATCAAAAAACAGATTCACAGCGTCGAAAAAGCCTATCTGAACGCATCAAACGCCATCTCACTTGTCCAGACCGCAGATAGCGGACTTTCGGCTGTAAATGATATCATCCACAGGATGAATGAATTAACCCTGCAGATGTCAAACGGGGTTTATGCCGCGTCTGACTATGATAATGCCGCTTTCGAATTTGAAGCCTTAAGAAAAGAAGTCTTTCGTATTGTCTACAACACCAAATATAACGGGGTGCAGCTCTTGGACGGCACTTATGATGCGGATATTCTGGCAGGGGCAAATTTAGGTGAAGAACTAAATCTGGCTATCGACGGTCTTCGCCTAGAAAATACAGTGACAGGAAGGGTCGAACCTGAAGGTGGTTCTGTATACGAAATCTTGAATATTGATAAGGCTGTAGGCACCTCATCTTATGATACCCCCATTACTGCAACAGCAACCGGCCAGACAGTTGAATTTCAACATCCTTTAGGCACTGCAATACCATTAGTTGCTTCTCGGTATATTGGCGGCGGCTTCCAGAACGGGGATTTTGATAATGTAACCGTAACCACCAGCGGAAATGTGGATACATTTGCCGGATGGGAGGTGCATCGCCGGCAGGTTATGCTGGGCCCAAATGCAGATATTTTCCAGTCTGTCACAACCTTGAGCGCGAATGAAACATCCGGAACAATCACCGCTGACGAGACGGTTCTGACCAGCATCAAAACATTTTCCGATCTGACCACCTCAACTGGCGGCAGCTTTTCTTTATCAACGGCCGATGATGGGGATTTATTCACCTTTGTTGACAACGGCAACGGGACCTTTGATCTGACCAGCGGGTCAACACAGCTAGAAACGATTTCTGGCATAACCGGTGATATCGCCACAGCGATTAATGGAGACCGTTTTTCTGTTGATATTGCGGGCACAGGCACCATCAGCACGGGACCTATTACTGTTGCGGCCAGTCCTGGTGATTATTCCGTTGCTGCTTTGGCGAGTGATCTGAATGCAGCAAATGCGCTGATGAGCACACCTGCTGCTGTTACTTTTTCTACAGATGGAAATAATTTGCTGATTACCGCGAATGCAAAAGGAACCGCAACTTTCACAGCCTCAAACTTCACCTTCACCGATGGTGGCATCGGCTCAGCATCAGGCACCCAGACCCAAACCAGAGCAGGCCTTGCGGCCAACGCCCTAAGCGCATCAGTCAATCAGGTTGATCGGATAACAGGTCTGAATACTCCATTCCTGGACACACGTAATGGCGACAGGTTTTCAATTGATATAGCAGGAACAGGTACCATCACAACGGCCATGGTGACCGGTGTTATAAATCCGGGCGACTATACCGCCACGCGGCTGGCCGCTGATTTAAATGCAGCGAATGCGCTGTTGGGCACACCGGCTGATGTTACCTTCTCAGCAAACGGAAACAACCTGCGCATTACCTCTAATAACGCGGGCACCTTCACCGCTTCCAATTTTCAATTCACTGATGCTTCATTATCCACCACCTCGTCTGTCGGCACGCTGGCAACATTGACGGCCGGGTCTACGGCAATCGATTCAGATGCTGATGGCGTATATGACGTCACGATTGAATTTGAAGACACAATTGGCAACACGTTTTCAGAACGGATTGCATTGACCATTAATGATAATAATTTAAATCCAGTTCCGGCAAACAGCACCGCAAGCGGGACATCTGTGTCTGATGTTGAATATGGGCATATTGGTGGGTTTTTAACCCCTACAGATACCAGTGCAAATCCTGTTAATCCGAATAACATCTCTCAGGTATCTGCCGGTGATGGAAATGCTGCCCCGGGGGCAACGCTCAGTTTCCAGACAACTGGAGGCATGGCCAGATTAAGCTCTAGCATGGTCATCCCAGGTGGTGATGTGGTGCATGGCCCATATCTTATTTCAGATAATTCTGTGTCTCTTACTGTTGGGGATGACGTTGAATTTGATTACCGCGCCTTTGGCGGGGGTGACGCGTTTGATGTATATGCCTATCTTCTTGAGACCAGCACAGGCAATACAATTGAGCTCTTGAACAGAACAGGGATTGGCAATTCTGATACAGGCGTCATTAATGTCTCAAACCGGGTCACCACAACCGGTGACTATAAATTTGTCTTTGTATCCGGCACATTTGACGAGACATTCGGAACTGTGGCGGGAGCAACGCTGATTGTTGATAATGTAGATGTTGTCCGCAACTCGGCAGTCTCAGCTGTAAATGCGATGATCTATACCTCTGAGGTCGATTTGACTGTACAAGAGGCAACAACAGTCAATATAGCTGCAAATCAACTCGCAAAGTTAGATGAATATGCGGTTTCAGATGGCAAGTTGGGCACCTATCAAATCGTTGCAAGCGGATCAGATCACGCTAAGTTCACAATTGACACACAGGGCAATATTTCTTCGGTTGTGCCCATAGAATTTTTCGCTCCCTCTACTGAATTGACCTTTGATGTGACCTACACATCCGCGGACCTATCTACAATGATAACGGAAACTGTCCGACTTAACGTGACAGAAACATTTGATGCTGAAGGCATCTTCAACCTCGCAGAGACTGGGCAGGGAATGATCTCAGGAACTGATTTAAATTTAGCTTCGACGATCGCTCTCACCGACAATTTTTTAGGAACATTCTCTTTATCTAGTTCAAATGGGGATCATAATTATTTTACAATTGATAGCAGTGGAAACATTGTTTCAAATGGTAGTTTGGAATATGACGACAAACAGCAATATGTGTTTAACGCTGTTTACACTTCAAGCTCATCTACAGTAGTCACAGAACGTATCACTCTGAATATCCTTGATACCTTAAGCTCGACAACTAGCTTGTCAGCAGAAGAAGCTAGTTTAGTAATAGTTGAGAACCAGACACTTTCTAGTCTTAGAGAATACGCCACTAAAGACAATTTCCAGGGTGGCTTTCGACTTGGTTCTACAGAGGACAATAAATTTTTCAGTATTTCAACCTTAGGAGATATCAGCTCAATTTCTGAAGTTCGAATTCTCCCAAAGAACCAATTTGTTATCCAGGCAATATACGAAGACATGTTTGGAAACGAGTTTCGTGATAACATCGAACTTAACATCTCCCCTACCTCATTATTAAGAAGCCGAACTGACCTAGATATAAGTGAGGGTTCGCTGCTTGAACTTGAACCAGGGGCACTTCCAAACATTTATAAATATGCGCAAAGTGACGGAATGAGTGGACGCTTTGAATTAGCATCTTCTTCTTTTAACCCCGATGACCACAAATTGTTTGAAGTCACCACCGCCGGTCGGTTAATTGGGGATATATTGTTTGATTATGAGAGTGAAAAAATTCACTACAGCCTGCTAATGAGATACATCAATGGAGCTGGAAATGAATTTTATGAAGAAGATATACATATTTATGTGAGTGATGATCCAATAGACAACAACCTTTTATCCTTTGAGGAAGTAAACATCAGCACGCTACAACACGCAACTGAAGGTCAGGGTGTGCTGATGGAAGTTATAAGACGGATAAATGCAGCACGTTCTAAATTGGGTGCAACAGAATCACGGCTCCATCATAACCTTAATTCCCTGAATTTTTCTCTTCTGCAAAGTGAATTGACCGCAGGCCGTATCATCGATGCTGATTACGCAAGGGAATCTGCAGATATGGCGAAGTTTCTAATCCTGAATGACGCGGCAACTGCAATGTTAAGTTATGCCAATACGAGAAACGCAAATATCCAGACATTAATTGACTTAATCTAA